The following nucleotide sequence is from Aedes aegypti strain LVP_AGWG chromosome 3, AaegL5.0 Primary Assembly, whole genome shotgun sequence.
ATTTGTAATCTAACCGGAAATAACCAGCTACAAAGGTGCGCTGGGTAATCGGTAGCCGGTTCTCAAAGATGTTTTATGTCGGCATTTTATTTCGTAAGTAAACAAATTTTAGTTTTAGCTCTTGttatcacataattatttaaaataattttgtcgTAGAAACTGCAACCACAATGAAATTGACGAGATGCCAAGATGCGCTTTCAACTTACAAGTTTTGAGAGGCGGATCGATTTCCTGCAACACTTTATTTAGTTCTTAAATTTGTATGTACATTTAATCTGAAGCATAAAAATATAAGCAAATTAAAATTTAGTAAAtataataattcaaaaaaaaaaatggtctgGGTATGTTCTTATTGTATTCATAGAATCCTAATCCCTACAGgggatttaattttaattaaaagcTACATCCTGAAAAATGTTAGGATCGAACATGAAGAATAAAGATCTTTTTGCAATGGAAACAAAGTATAAACTTTGACTATGTTTTCTGTTTGGCTGCAATAGCATGTATTTACTACTCTCTTTATTCGTACAGGTTATATTTTTTGCATATAACATGAACATGTATGTAGAAAGGCTATTTTATATGTCACGCATATAACTCCAAGCATACCTTTTCATACTATGGTGACTTTCATAAGAAACTCTAATAGTGCAGAATTATATGAGTACCATATACCCTTTAATTAGAGAGTTGGCTCAGTGTATCTCGGGGATggaattcgatcccaggtcctcgacgtgagaggcgtgtgtccTAACCCCTACACCGTCTTCTAAAATGTGCTATGTGACGCCAAATATATAGCCATTAGAACGATAAAAACATAGTTAGAACTAATCAATGAATTAGTAGTGCTCAATGTTTTGCATCTTGTCAACGAAATTCAACCAAAAGACCCCAAAATATGGAGGAAATTTACAacttgttaaaaaataataatgaaaggGTATAATCAGTTAGCTAATAACTGTTAACCTGAATCTCCATTGAGTCAGCACACTTTCAGTGGCGTGAACTTTGGCGCTTTAGTTTTACTGATACGATGGCTATACTAGACATGCAACGATTGCGCATCCAATTATTCATTAAACTTCGTAGAACGGAACCATACAAATCAAGTTGCAACCAGATTCAACAGGCAACTCTCAATACTCATCCCGTACTATTATGTGCACCACTTCTGAATGCCCCAATGAAAAGTGCAGGAAGAATAGTGGAAGCAAAACTTACAAAGCCACAGTTTGATAGTACCGCCTGAATAATGCCGGCCACGAAGACGGCACAATTCAGCGAACCCTTATCTTTCGGCACGCTGATAAATTTATTGACCAGCGGTTCCTTCTCGATGATGTAGTACGTGCACTCGTCATCGGTGGCATGCTCCAGTTTGTCCGCATCCTTTCCGAACAAAGTCTGCAAAGGGAAAATAACGCAATAGAATTATAAAATGTATTTCGCATTTTACAAGGAATGTATcaaaaagtagtcgcaaacattcaaaacggtatatcacAGGGCATAGCAGATCATGTGGATACTTTTTTCAAGTAAATCTTTATTGGGTCATCAAGTATCGAATAAACCAAAcgaatatcgaaaaaaaaatgcagtctTAAGATTAAAACAAGGTTTATCTAGCatcaaaaacatttgttttgctcaaaatGACTTTTTTAAGTGTCTTTTGAAGATTCGGTGATTGAGCTTGTAGAAGAGGTTTTCTCAAGGatgttatttagttcactttaacaaaaatgatctaaataatattaaagcttaagCAAGagttatgttcgatgtccgcgTGACATGGgaaaatttccagaaacctggaggaaatttccagaaccccactaaGTTACGTCGGTGTCAAAAGTGgagtcatggtacaaaacattgccgcatggatactaaatgcataatttgcggaggttcttctcacgctaaggacgtttGTCCGGTGAagaaagataccaaaaagtttgtctgcgcaaattgcggggccAGCCATAAGCCTAACTTGTGGGATTTCCTTTCTCGCAAAtgaatcgttgaggctcgtaTCAGGCACaggaatggtaacgtttttcGTAGTCGgaattccccaggcagaatctccaacaatgctTATTATTCAGTTAATGATCGCTTGCGTAATAATCATACTCATCaggttaaattaaaattaaattatagACGTAAACTTGCTATAGTAATATGCTAAAAATACATACATTCAGCGAATATAGAAAAGTTTAATTAGATGGTCTCAAAGTTCTGTCCTTCATAGTAAATgcttgcgactacttttcgatacactgcTTATGGAAAATGTAATAGGTAGTTTGTTCACATCTTTTATATTTACATTTATCAACTCACCTTCCACAGAGTAGTCTTAATGAACAACAGCATATTAATCAGTTTAGTTTCCCTCTTAGAACTGCGTTCCCTAACGAAATACAAATCTATTATTCTGCAACCAACATCCTTCCCGAGATCATGTAGCCTAAAATAGGAAAATAAAGGATTGAAGTTCAATCGTGATTATCGTGCAAGTCGCAGAATCATACTTATTCTGTAAATCTGGAATGGTGTTGACCCGACTCTgggaatactggaccacttcgGAGAACAGCAACGCGTAGCAGCTTAATGAAACTTCCCCCTTTCCACGGCTCAGCGGTTTGTCCAGGATGCTTACTTTCGGGCGCGTCGATAagttcaaattgattttctccATTTCACGAAGATTAATCACCGGTAAGCGttaaaataacttttaaaacTGAATCACAGAACGAAGATcccaaaattttatcagaaaactgTTGTTTACAACAACATTCGGGAGCTTCTATCAGCTGAAGTTTTTGACAGATCAGCAGTGGGTGGGGGGCGTGGTGAGTTTCCTTTTCCCCTCTCAGTTGCTCAATTCTCACAATCCAATCAGCACACGCTACACGCTTGGAATGATTGTCACAAGTGCAGACTAAATTGCAccatgaagaattttatattattGCGGTTCTTTAGAGAATGTTTCGctctgcggtagccgccaagttctaccgcagctgtcaaagttctaccgcagacttgagaaccactgtatcattgaacgaaacTATCTAATCAAAGTTTGCTAGTAGAGTCCAAGGCATTGAAAACCAGCCGAAAACAACAGTCATCACCGTGGTTTCCAAGGTTTCGTCGCAGCCAATCGATGACGCgttgtgaaaatcagtaatgtgacagctgcgatagctttctgttcaaccatagaacggaaagttatctctaaaattgcaatattataTACTGTTTCACGTTGAAAAATGGGTTAATCAACGTGTAAAGTTCGATTTTGGACCAACTTCGCAATGTCGCATATCGATTTGCAATAGTGCGCATGATGCACACGGTGGATGGCAAAGATGCGCATAGATATACactacactcagaaacacgggtagtcacagaattactaaagtttatgcattaatgactattttctgtctgcctctctttcattctgcagggaattttattcctatttgtcaattcacctgggttgaagcatcgctaagcttcaacccaggcgaaattACATTCagtgtagaaat
It contains:
- the LOC5576222 gene encoding trafficking protein particle complex subunit 5, producing the protein MEKINLNLSTRPKVSILDKPLSRGKGEVSLSCYALLFSEVVQYSQSRVNTIPDLQNKLHDLGKDVGCRIIDLYFVRERSSKRETKLINMLLFIKTTLWKTLFGKDADKLEHATDDECTYYIIEKEPLVNKFISVPKDKGSLNCAVFVAGIIQAVLSNCGFTCQVSAHWHKGTTYMVKFEDHVISRDKQLEEK